A stretch of Bradyrhizobium diazoefficiens DNA encodes these proteins:
- a CDS encoding PilZ domain-containing protein, with amino-acid sequence MLANRRKAERRVCSRLAKIHFGAGSLPRDCTITDISDGGVKVVAEYLEVPPQFTIIFAPDYSRQCRLRWRIGCEFGAEFTD; translated from the coding sequence ATGCTTGCAAATCGCCGGAAAGCCGAACGTCGGGTGTGCAGCCGGCTCGCCAAGATTCATTTTGGTGCGGGCTCGCTGCCGCGGGACTGCACGATCACCGATATCTCGGATGGCGGCGTGAAAGTCGTGGCGGAATATCTTGAGGTGCCGCCGCAATTCACCATCATCTTCGCCCCGGACTATTCCCGCCAATGCCGCCTGCGCTGGCGCATCGGCTGCGAATTCGGTGCTGAGTTTACCGACTAG
- a CDS encoding YifB family Mg chelatase-like AAA ATPase, which translates to MVQRVSTVAFEGIEARAVDVQVQVAPGLPAFAIVGLPDKAVSEARERVRSALIASGLALPARRITVNLAPADLPKEGSHYDLPIALGLMAAIGAIPPDALTGFTVLGELGLDGSIAPVAGVLPAAIGANVREEGLICPAACGSEAAWASPDIQIVAAHSLIQIANHFKGTQVLSRPIPKVHEAATSMLDLRDIKGQESAKRALEIAAAGGHHLLMIGAPGAGKSMLAARLPSILPPLSPGELLEVSMIASVAGEIKGGALTSQRPFRCPHHSASMAALTGGGIRAKPGEISLAHQGVLFLDELPEFDPRVLDSLRQPLENGEVSVSRANHRVTYPARFMLVAAMNPCRCGNAFEPGYACKRGRIDRCTSDYQARISGPLMDRIDLRIEVPAVTAADLILPPPAEGSAEVAARVAAARDIQLARYADAGLPQVRTNAEAPASVLEEIAKPDAQGQKLLRDAAETMRLSARGYHRVLRVARTLADLDGAEKIGRLHLAEALSYRALAEDVRQLA; encoded by the coding sequence ATGGTTCAGCGGGTTTCGACAGTCGCCTTTGAGGGGATCGAGGCCCGTGCGGTCGACGTGCAGGTGCAGGTCGCACCGGGCCTGCCGGCGTTCGCCATCGTCGGTCTTCCTGACAAGGCAGTGTCGGAGGCGCGCGAGCGGGTCCGCTCGGCACTGATCGCCTCGGGGCTGGCGCTGCCGGCGCGGCGGATCACCGTCAATCTGGCGCCCGCCGACCTGCCCAAGGAAGGCAGCCATTACGACCTGCCGATCGCGCTCGGGCTGATGGCGGCGATCGGCGCGATTCCGCCGGACGCGCTGACCGGCTTCACTGTTCTTGGCGAGCTCGGCCTCGACGGCTCGATCGCGCCGGTGGCTGGCGTCTTGCCCGCCGCGATCGGCGCCAATGTCCGCGAGGAGGGCTTGATCTGCCCGGCGGCTTGCGGCTCGGAGGCGGCGTGGGCGAGCCCGGACATCCAGATCGTCGCCGCGCACTCGCTGATTCAGATCGCCAACCATTTCAAGGGCACGCAGGTGCTGTCGCGCCCCATCCCGAAGGTGCATGAGGCGGCCACCTCCATGCTCGATTTGCGCGACATCAAGGGCCAGGAGAGCGCCAAGCGGGCGCTGGAGATCGCGGCCGCCGGCGGCCATCATCTGCTGATGATCGGCGCGCCGGGCGCCGGCAAATCGATGCTGGCCGCGCGCCTGCCCTCGATCCTGCCGCCGCTGTCGCCGGGCGAATTGCTCGAAGTCTCGATGATCGCCTCCGTCGCCGGCGAGATCAAAGGCGGCGCGCTGACGTCGCAGCGTCCATTCCGCTGCCCGCATCATTCGGCCAGCATGGCCGCGCTCACCGGCGGCGGCATCCGGGCAAAGCCCGGCGAGATCTCGCTGGCGCATCAGGGCGTGCTGTTCCTCGACGAGCTGCCCGAGTTCGATCCGCGCGTGCTGGATTCGCTGCGTCAGCCCTTGGAGAACGGCGAGGTCTCGGTCTCTCGCGCCAACCATCGCGTGACTTATCCGGCGCGCTTCATGCTGGTCGCGGCGATGAACCCGTGCCGCTGCGGCAATGCGTTCGAGCCGGGCTATGCCTGCAAGCGCGGCCGCATCGACCGCTGCACCTCCGACTATCAGGCACGCATCTCCGGCCCGCTGATGGATCGCATCGATCTGCGCATCGAAGTCCCGGCCGTGACCGCAGCCGATTTGATCCTGCCGCCGCCGGCTGAAGGTTCCGCCGAAGTCGCCGCACGCGTGGCAGCCGCGCGCGATATCCAGCTCGCGCGCTACGCGGATGCGGGCCTGCCGCAGGTCCGCACCAATGCCGAGGCGCCGGCCTCCGTGCTGGAGGAGATCGCCAAGCCGGACGCTCAGGGACAAAAGCTGCTGCGCGATGCCGCCGAGACCATGCGGCTGTCGGCGCGCGGCTATCACCGCGTGCTGCGGGTGGCGCGCACGCTCGCCGACCTCGACGGCGCCGAGAAGATCGGCCGGCTGCATCTCGCCGAGGCGCTGTCCTACCGCGCACTCGCGGAGGATGTGCGCCAGCTGGCCTGA
- a CDS encoding phosphoribosyl-ATP diphosphatase has product MPRFTIHDLAATIDARAASGGEGSYTRKLLDKGAEHCAKKFGEEAVETVIAAVENDRDHLIAEGADLLYHFLVLLKARGVKLEEVEAALDKRTNMSGLEEKASRKG; this is encoded by the coding sequence ATGCCGCGTTTCACGATCCACGATCTGGCCGCAACCATCGATGCCCGCGCGGCGTCCGGTGGCGAGGGCTCCTATACCCGCAAGCTCCTCGATAAGGGCGCTGAACATTGCGCCAAGAAGTTCGGTGAGGAAGCAGTCGAAACCGTCATCGCAGCAGTCGAAAACGATCGTGATCATCTGATCGCCGAGGGTGCTGACCTGCTCTATCACTTCCTTGTGCTGCTGAAGGCCCGCGGCGTGAAGCTGGAAGAGGTGGAAGCGGCGCTGGACAAGCGGACGAATATGTCTGGGTTGGAAGAGAAAGCTTCGCGTAAGGGTTAG
- a CDS encoding ATP-binding protein yields the protein MGRTFRIKVRMRRFRRRYPKIAFAIRSFMIFSATFGGAYGFVTGSRSENSGYDPNTFAIGASVLFALACLGLATLSMRLRFIAKRLRTLAAHNEALIDRNWELKEAEERARSLFESQGDLIVLRDHQGRITFANDAYCALAGQAHSALVGTRFDFDVLEQGDSARETNGTRIHDQKIATPVGARWIAWREGFVRRDAGQPAELQSVGRDVTDRTETERALSGARDQADAANRAKSRFLAMASHEIRTPLNGIIGMGGLLLDTTLTPEQTTYARAVKTSGEALMALIEELLDYSKIEAGKLDLDQRPFALSTLIEEVTELLAPRAQAKNLEIASYVDERLPLEVTGDAARLRQVLLNLAGNAIKFTGSGGVALIVEPGIWPNEISFLVRDTGIGIAPEAQSRIFREFEQADDRVARTYGGTGLGLAISERIVKRMGGRIMLESEPDKGSTFEVAIPLAPSQGGAGAMAFPSPDLNGKSILLVAGGIEASLIARRLERWGGQTCLVADAAVAEALLPERPWHAMLLDRALGSAIVDRLGDVARAHATQRLVLLTPSSRHDTLSPAFTGFLVKPLRAASLAARLALTPEVASPDLAPEPVEPATMRTPANGLSILVAEDNEINALLMRSLLTKLGHRVVIAVHGEAALESWLAASSAGTPYDLVLMDIQMPQLDGIEATKRIRAHEAAISGHHTPILALTANTLVEDRYACFEAGMNGFLIKPLDREKLDEALAGLAAARQLAV from the coding sequence ATGGGTCGGACGTTCCGGATCAAGGTACGCATGCGCCGCTTCAGGCGCCGCTATCCGAAAATTGCCTTCGCGATCCGCTCGTTCATGATTTTCTCGGCGACGTTCGGCGGCGCCTATGGCTTCGTCACCGGCAGCCGCTCGGAAAACTCCGGCTACGACCCCAACACCTTTGCGATCGGCGCGAGCGTCCTGTTTGCGCTGGCCTGCCTTGGCCTCGCGACGCTGAGCATGCGGCTGCGCTTCATCGCCAAGCGGCTGCGCACGCTCGCCGCCCATAACGAGGCGCTGATCGACCGCAATTGGGAGCTGAAGGAAGCCGAAGAGCGCGCCCGCAGCCTGTTCGAATCGCAAGGCGATCTGATCGTGCTGCGCGACCATCAGGGCCGCATCACCTTCGCCAACGACGCCTATTGCGCGCTGGCCGGACAGGCGCATAGCGCACTGGTCGGCACCCGCTTTGATTTCGACGTGCTGGAGCAGGGTGATAGCGCGCGCGAGACCAACGGCACACGGATCCATGATCAGAAAATCGCAACGCCTGTGGGGGCGCGCTGGATCGCCTGGCGGGAGGGCTTTGTGCGGCGCGATGCCGGCCAGCCCGCCGAATTGCAGAGCGTCGGACGCGACGTCACCGACCGCACCGAGACCGAGCGTGCGCTGTCGGGCGCGCGCGACCAGGCCGACGCCGCCAACCGCGCCAAATCGCGCTTCCTGGCGATGGCCTCGCACGAGATCCGCACGCCCCTCAACGGCATCATCGGCATGGGCGGCCTCTTGCTCGACACCACGCTGACGCCGGAGCAGACGACTTACGCCCGGGCGGTGAAGACCTCGGGCGAAGCGCTGATGGCGCTGATCGAGGAGCTGCTCGACTATTCCAAGATCGAAGCCGGCAAGCTCGATCTCGATCAGCGTCCCTTTGCGCTCTCGACCCTGATCGAGGAGGTCACCGAGCTCCTGGCGCCGCGTGCGCAGGCCAAGAACCTCGAGATCGCGTCCTATGTCGACGAGCGATTGCCGCTGGAGGTCACGGGCGACGCTGCTCGGCTGCGCCAAGTGCTGCTCAACCTCGCCGGCAACGCCATCAAATTCACCGGAAGCGGCGGCGTCGCGCTGATCGTCGAGCCCGGCATCTGGCCAAACGAGATCAGCTTCCTGGTGCGCGACACCGGCATCGGGATTGCGCCCGAGGCGCAGTCGCGCATTTTCCGCGAGTTCGAGCAGGCCGACGACCGCGTCGCCCGCACCTATGGCGGCACCGGGCTTGGCCTCGCCATCAGCGAGCGCATCGTCAAGCGCATGGGCGGCCGCATCATGCTGGAGAGCGAGCCGGATAAAGGCTCGACCTTCGAAGTCGCGATTCCGCTGGCGCCATCGCAGGGCGGAGCCGGAGCGATGGCCTTTCCGAGTCCGGACCTCAACGGCAAGTCGATCCTCCTGGTCGCCGGCGGCATCGAAGCATCGTTGATCGCACGGCGGTTGGAGCGCTGGGGCGGCCAGACCTGCCTGGTTGCGGATGCGGCGGTGGCCGAAGCGCTGCTGCCGGAGCGACCGTGGCACGCGATGCTGCTCGATCGTGCGCTCGGTTCGGCCATTGTCGATCGCCTGGGCGATGTCGCCCGCGCCCATGCAACGCAGCGCCTCGTGCTGCTCACGCCAAGCTCGCGTCATGACACGCTGTCGCCGGCCTTCACCGGCTTTCTGGTGAAGCCGCTGCGTGCGGCCTCGCTCGCCGCGCGTCTCGCGCTGACGCCGGAGGTTGCCTCGCCCGATCTCGCGCCCGAGCCGGTCGAGCCGGCTACGATGAGAACGCCTGCCAACGGCCTCTCGATCCTCGTCGCCGAGGACAACGAGATCAACGCACTGCTGATGCGATCGCTGCTGACGAAGCTCGGCCACCGTGTCGTCATTGCGGTCCATGGCGAGGCAGCGCTGGAATCCTGGCTCGCGGCCAGCTCGGCCGGCACGCCCTATGATCTGGTTCTGATGGACATCCAGATGCCGCAGCTCGACGGCATCGAAGCCACCAAGCGCATCCGCGCCCACGAGGCCGCCATCAGCGGTCACCACACACCGATCTTGGCGCTCACGGCGAATACGCTGGTGGAAGATCGCTACGCCTGTTTCGAAGCGGGCATGAATGGATTTCTGATCAAGCCACTCGATCGCGAGAAGCTGGACGAGGCGCTGGCGGGATTGGCGGCGGCGCGGCAGCTGGCGGTGTAG
- the hisA gene encoding 1-(5-phosphoribosyl)-5-[(5-phosphoribosylamino)methylideneamino]imidazole-4-carboxamide isomerase has protein sequence MEAVILFPAIDLKNGQCVRLEQGDMARATVFNLDPAAQAQSFAAQGFEYLHVVDLDGAFAGKPVNAQAVEGMLKTIKIPVQLGGGIRDLATVEAWLEKGITRVIIGTAAVRDPELVKVASKKFPGRVAVGLDARDGKVAVEGWAETSQVTVLEIAQRFEDAGVAAIIFTDIARDGLLKGLNLNATIALADAISIPVIASGGLASIEDVKAMLTPPAKKLAGAIAGRALYDGRLDPTAALTLIRTAPRS, from the coding sequence ATGGAAGCCGTGATTCTCTTTCCTGCCATCGACCTCAAGAACGGCCAATGCGTGCGCCTCGAGCAAGGCGACATGGCGCGCGCGACCGTGTTCAATCTCGATCCTGCCGCGCAGGCGCAAAGTTTTGCTGCGCAGGGCTTTGAATATCTTCACGTCGTCGATCTCGACGGTGCGTTTGCCGGCAAGCCGGTGAACGCGCAGGCGGTCGAAGGAATGCTGAAGACGATCAAGATTCCGGTACAGCTCGGTGGCGGCATTCGCGATCTCGCCACCGTCGAAGCCTGGCTCGAAAAGGGCATCACCCGCGTCATCATCGGCACGGCCGCCGTGCGCGATCCTGAATTGGTGAAGGTGGCCTCGAAGAAATTCCCCGGCCGCGTCGCGGTCGGGCTCGATGCCCGCGACGGCAAGGTCGCGGTCGAAGGCTGGGCCGAGACCTCGCAGGTGACGGTGCTGGAAATCGCGCAGCGTTTCGAGGATGCCGGCGTGGCCGCCATCATCTTCACCGACATTGCGCGCGACGGCCTGCTCAAAGGCCTGAACCTCAATGCGACCATCGCGCTGGCGGACGCCATTTCGATCCCGGTGATCGCTTCCGGCGGGCTCGCCTCGATCGAGGACGTCAAGGCCATGCTGACGCCGCCGGCCAAAAAGCTCGCCGGCGCGATTGCCGGCCGCGCGCTCTATGACGGCCGGCTCGATCCCACGGCCGCCCTCACCTTGATCCGCACTGCGCCCAGGAGCTGA
- the hisH gene encoding imidazole glycerol phosphate synthase subunit HisH: MSVAIIDYGSGNLHSAAKAFERAARGLENGEKVFVTSDPDQAYGADRLVLPGVGAFADCRRGLDAVNGMVEAITEAVRVKARPMFGICVGMQLFATRGKEHVITQGLNWIGGDVEKITPRDESLKIPHMGWNTLDVLREHPVLNKLPLGPKGQHAYFVHSYHLNAANEADVLARADYGGPVTAIVAKDTAIGTQFHPEKSQRFGLALISNFLRWKP; the protein is encoded by the coding sequence ATGAGCGTCGCGATCATCGATTACGGTTCCGGTAATCTGCATTCCGCCGCGAAAGCCTTCGAGCGCGCCGCGCGTGGCCTGGAGAACGGTGAGAAGGTCTTCGTTACCAGCGACCCGGACCAGGCCTACGGCGCCGACCGTCTGGTGCTGCCGGGCGTCGGCGCCTTCGCCGATTGCCGGCGCGGGCTCGACGCCGTCAACGGCATGGTCGAGGCGATCACGGAGGCCGTACGCGTCAAGGCCCGGCCGATGTTCGGCATCTGCGTCGGCATGCAGCTGTTCGCCACCCGCGGCAAGGAGCATGTCATTACGCAAGGCCTGAACTGGATCGGCGGCGACGTCGAGAAGATCACACCGCGCGACGAAAGCCTGAAGATCCCGCACATGGGCTGGAATACGCTCGACGTGCTCAGGGAGCATCCGGTGCTGAACAAGCTGCCGCTCGGACCCAAGGGCCAGCACGCTTATTTCGTACACTCCTACCACCTCAATGCCGCCAATGAGGCGGACGTGCTCGCGCGCGCCGATTATGGCGGGCCCGTCACCGCGATCGTCGCCAAGGACACCGCCATCGGCACGCAGTTTCACCCCGAGAAGAGCCAGCGTTTTGGGCTGGCCCTGATCTCGAACTTTTTGCGATGGAAGCCGTGA
- a CDS encoding AAA family ATPase, with translation MTGIHHEEADDPQHPDEHIAPVPRISVQAFCETEQTLAAMTAAGQDRRLAKAHLTAKEGGLAAAIEVYDTMPTPNVIVIESDGTRDILEGLDDLAGVCDPGTRVVVIGNPNDTAPYRELVRRGVNDYVVGPVETIDVVRSICSLFSASEAVITGRVIAVVGAKGGVGASTVAHNLAWTIARDLALDSVVIDLDLAFGTAGLDYNQDPAQGIANAVLSQDRPDTALMERLLAKCTERLSLLAAPASLDRVYDFGAEAFDAIFDTLRMTTPCIVLDVPHQWSAWTKRALVNADDIVIVAEPDLANLRNTKNMLTVLKTARPNDRPPLYCINQVGMHKRAEIDVKSFAKTMESQPLAVIPFDSKLFSTAANNGQMIAEVSKSHRTTELFQNMANRIAGRGEVKKPKRSLLGPLLKKLKGRTGRGSAPHRKAS, from the coding sequence ATGACGGGCATCCACCACGAAGAAGCGGACGATCCGCAGCACCCCGACGAACACATTGCACCGGTTCCCCGTATCTCGGTGCAGGCCTTTTGCGAGACCGAGCAGACGCTCGCCGCGATGACTGCGGCCGGCCAGGACCGCCGTCTCGCCAAGGCGCATCTCACCGCAAAGGAAGGCGGTCTCGCCGCGGCGATCGAAGTCTATGACACGATGCCGACGCCCAACGTCATCGTGATCGAATCCGATGGCACGCGCGACATCCTCGAAGGGCTCGACGACCTCGCCGGCGTCTGTGATCCCGGCACCCGCGTGGTCGTGATCGGCAATCCCAACGACACCGCGCCCTATCGCGAGCTGGTGCGCCGCGGCGTCAACGATTACGTGGTCGGACCGGTCGAGACCATCGATGTCGTGCGCTCGATCTGCAGCCTGTTCTCGGCCTCCGAGGCCGTCATCACCGGCCGTGTCATCGCGGTGGTCGGCGCCAAGGGCGGCGTCGGCGCCTCCACCGTCGCGCACAATTTGGCCTGGACCATCGCGCGCGATCTCGCACTCGATTCCGTGGTGATCGATCTCGACCTCGCCTTCGGCACCGCCGGCCTCGACTACAACCAGGACCCAGCGCAGGGCATCGCCAACGCGGTGCTGTCGCAGGACCGGCCGGACACGGCGCTGATGGAGCGCCTGCTGGCCAAATGCACCGAGCGCCTCAGCCTCCTTGCTGCACCCGCTTCCCTCGACCGCGTCTATGATTTCGGCGCCGAAGCGTTCGACGCGATCTTCGATACGCTGCGCATGACCACGCCCTGCATCGTGCTCGACGTGCCCCACCAATGGTCGGCCTGGACCAAGCGCGCGCTGGTCAACGCCGACGACATCGTGATCGTGGCCGAGCCCGATCTCGCGAACCTGCGCAACACCAAGAACATGCTGACCGTGCTCAAGACGGCGCGGCCGAACGACCGGCCGCCGCTCTACTGCATCAACCAGGTCGGCATGCACAAGCGGGCCGAGATCGACGTCAAGTCGTTCGCCAAGACGATGGAAAGCCAACCGCTCGCGGTGATTCCGTTCGATTCGAAGCTGTTCTCGACCGCGGCGAACAATGGCCAGATGATCGCGGAAGTCTCCAAGAGCCACCGCACCACCGAGCTGTTCCAGAACATGGCGAACCGCATCGCCGGGCGCGGCGAGGTGAAGAAGCCGAAGCGTTCGCTGCTCGGCCCGCTCCTGAAGAAGCTGAAGGGCAGGACGGGACGCGGATCGGCTCCGCATCGCAAGGCGTCCTAA
- the coaA gene encoding type I pantothenate kinase: MDIRAPEQQYNPYRVYSREEWARLRDDTPMTLEPGEFDRLRSLHDRLDLKEVEDIYLPLSRLLSIYVDAMQRLYYAERQFLNIRDRKVPYIIGVAGSVAVGKSTTARVLQALLARWSPRPKVELITTDGFLYPKALLEQQGILQKKGFPESYDLPLLLNFLSDIKAGRRHVRSPVYSHLTYDIVPNEWAEIDQPDILIVEGVNVLQTGKLPRDGKAVPVVSDFFDFSVYIDADEAALRRWYIKRFLALRDTAFTNPKSYFNRYALLSDEEATATATAIWERTNLANLEDNILPTRPRATLILKKGADHAVESVALRRL, translated from the coding sequence ATGGATATCCGCGCACCCGAGCAGCAATATAATCCATACCGCGTCTATTCGCGCGAAGAATGGGCGCGTCTGCGTGACGATACGCCGATGACGCTGGAGCCGGGCGAGTTCGACCGGCTGCGCTCGCTGCACGATCGCCTCGATCTCAAGGAAGTCGAGGACATTTATCTGCCGCTGTCCCGACTGCTCTCGATCTATGTCGATGCGATGCAGCGGCTGTATTACGCGGAGCGCCAGTTCCTCAACATCCGCGATCGTAAAGTCCCATACATCATCGGCGTTGCCGGCTCGGTCGCGGTCGGAAAATCCACCACGGCCCGCGTGCTCCAGGCGCTGCTGGCGCGCTGGTCGCCGCGGCCGAAGGTCGAGCTGATCACCACCGACGGTTTTCTTTACCCGAAGGCCCTGCTCGAGCAGCAAGGCATTTTGCAGAAGAAGGGCTTTCCGGAGAGCTACGACCTGCCGCTGCTGCTCAACTTCCTGTCCGACATCAAGGCTGGCCGCCGCCATGTGCGCTCGCCGGTCTATTCGCATTTGACCTACGACATTGTGCCGAACGAATGGGCCGAGATTGACCAGCCCGACATTTTGATCGTCGAGGGCGTCAACGTCTTGCAAACCGGCAAGCTGCCGCGAGACGGCAAGGCGGTGCCTGTGGTGTCCGACTTCTTCGACTTCTCCGTCTATATCGACGCCGACGAGGCGGCACTGCGGCGCTGGTACATCAAGCGCTTCCTGGCGCTGCGCGACACCGCGTTCACCAACCCGAAATCCTACTTCAACCGCTATGCGCTGTTGTCGGACGAGGAGGCGACCGCCACCGCCACCGCGATCTGGGAGCGCACCAACCTCGCCAATCTCGAGGACAACATTTTGCCGACCCGCCCGCGCGCGACGCTGATCCTGAAGAAGGGCGCGGATCACGCGGTGGAGAGCGTCGCGCTGCGAAGGTTGTAG
- the hisF gene encoding imidazole glycerol phosphate synthase subunit HisF: protein MFKVRVIPCLDVKDGRVVKGVNFVDLRDAGDPVEAAIAYDAAGADELTFLDITATHENRGIMLDVVRRTAEACFMPVTVGGGVREVNDIKTLLRAGADKVSINSAAVSRREFVKEAAEKFGEQCVVVAIDAKRVKRAGGGERWEIFTHGGRNSTGIDAIEYAQEVVSLGAGEILLTSMDRDGTRQGFDIPLTRAIADSVSVPVIASGGVGNLDHLVDGIRDGRATAVLAASIFHFGEFTIREAKEHMARRGLPMRLDA, encoded by the coding sequence ATGTTCAAGGTGCGCGTGATTCCCTGCCTCGACGTCAAGGACGGCCGCGTCGTCAAAGGGGTCAACTTCGTCGATTTGCGTGATGCCGGCGATCCCGTCGAGGCCGCGATCGCCTATGACGCCGCCGGCGCCGACGAGCTGACCTTCCTCGACATCACCGCGACCCACGAAAATCGCGGCATCATGCTGGATGTGGTCCGGCGCACGGCAGAGGCCTGCTTCATGCCGGTGACCGTCGGTGGCGGCGTGCGTGAGGTCAACGACATCAAGACGCTGCTGCGCGCCGGCGCCGACAAGGTCTCGATCAACAGCGCCGCGGTGTCGCGGCGCGAGTTCGTCAAGGAAGCCGCCGAAAAATTCGGTGAGCAATGCGTCGTGGTCGCCATCGACGCCAAGCGGGTCAAGCGCGCGGGCGGCGGCGAGCGCTGGGAGATTTTCACCCATGGCGGCCGCAACTCGACCGGTATTGACGCGATCGAATATGCCCAGGAAGTGGTCTCGCTCGGCGCTGGCGAAATTCTGCTCACTTCGATGGACCGTGACGGCACGCGGCAGGGCTTTGACATCCCGCTGACCCGGGCGATCGCCGACAGCGTTTCCGTTCCCGTGATCGCCTCGGGTGGCGTCGGCAATCTCGACCACCTCGTCGACGGGATCCGCGACGGCCGCGCCACCGCCGTGCTGGCCGCCTCGATCTTCCATTTCGGGGAATTCACCATCCGTGAAGCCAAGGAGCATATGGCCCGGCGCGGACTACCCATGCGCCTGGATGCCTGA
- a CDS encoding tetratricopeptide repeat protein, translating into MSKRSSLVAPPARLLLPALLVLVLGGCQTTSLEDVTGALGVGGKSEPAAMADARPDMDALRERYRAKPSDPNIALDYGKALRETGQRAQAVAVMEQAVLTHPSNKALLAGYGRALADNGNFQQAFDVLSRAHTPEDPDWRILSAQGAALDQLGRNEEAQQYYATALKIVPDEPQVLSNLGLSYTLQNNLPRAEETLRRAYQRNPANSRVRGNLALVLGLEGKQAEAEAIVKADLPPDQAAAKVTALRELLSKKQQQRAEK; encoded by the coding sequence ATGTCCAAGCGTTCGTCCCTCGTCGCTCCCCCGGCGAGATTGCTGCTTCCCGCACTGCTGGTGCTTGTCCTCGGTGGCTGCCAGACCACGAGCCTGGAGGACGTGACCGGCGCGCTCGGCGTCGGCGGCAAGTCGGAACCTGCCGCCATGGCGGACGCCAGGCCCGATATGGACGCCCTACGCGAACGCTATCGCGCCAAGCCGAGCGATCCCAACATCGCGCTCGACTACGGCAAGGCGCTGCGCGAGACCGGCCAGCGCGCCCAGGCGGTTGCGGTGATGGAGCAGGCCGTGCTCACCCATCCCAGCAACAAGGCGCTGCTCGCCGGTTACGGCCGCGCGCTCGCCGACAACGGCAATTTCCAGCAGGCCTTCGACGTGCTGAGCCGCGCGCACACGCCCGAGGATCCCGACTGGCGCATCCTGTCGGCGCAGGGCGCGGCGCTCGACCAGCTCGGGCGCAACGAGGAAGCCCAGCAATATTATGCAACGGCGCTGAAGATCGTGCCGGACGAGCCGCAGGTTTTGTCCAATCTCGGCCTGTCCTACACCCTCCAGAACAATCTGCCGAGGGCCGAAGAAACCCTGCGTCGCGCCTATCAGCGCAACCCCGCCAATTCGCGCGTGCGGGGCAATCTCGCGCTGGTGCTCGGACTGGAAGGCAAGCAGGCGGAGGCCGAGGCCATCGTGAAGGCCGATCTGCCGCCGGATCAGGCGGCGGCAAAGGTCACGGCGCTGCGCGAGTTGCTGTCGAAGAAACAGCAGCAACGGGCGGAAAAATAA
- a CDS encoding DUF2628 domain-containing protein — MPVYTVHAPIPGGADLRATDRFVFVRDGFHFWAMVFGPFWLAWNRLWLALIGWIVFLAAFDAGLHSLGVGRSSIFFANCIVALLMGFEASSLRRWTLSRGKWRQLDVVVADDEDTAERRFFERWSQKQRGIVNDQWAIDRGGPPPTRGVPGQQFSSPPPLPSGGIIGLFPEPGGSR; from the coding sequence ATGCCTGTCTACACAGTTCATGCTCCCATCCCAGGCGGGGCCGATCTGCGCGCGACCGACAGATTCGTGTTCGTGCGCGACGGCTTCCATTTCTGGGCGATGGTGTTCGGGCCGTTCTGGCTGGCCTGGAACCGGCTCTGGCTGGCGCTGATCGGCTGGATCGTCTTCCTGGCCGCCTTCGATGCCGGGCTGCACAGCCTCGGTGTCGGCCGCAGCTCGATCTTCTTCGCCAACTGCATCGTCGCACTGCTGATGGGTTTCGAGGCCTCCAGCTTGCGCCGCTGGACGCTGTCGCGCGGCAAATGGCGCCAGCTCGACGTCGTTGTTGCCGACGACGAGGACACCGCCGAGCGGCGCTTCTTCGAGCGCTGGAGCCAGAAGCAGCGCGGCATCGTCAACGATCAATGGGCCATCGATCGCGGCGGCCCGCCGCCGACCCGCGGCGTACCGGGTCAGCAATTCTCGAGTCCGCCGCCTTTGCCATCCGGCGGCATTATCGGATTGTTTCCAGAACCGGGAGGGTCAAGATGA